The Streptomyces sp. NBC_01689 genome includes a window with the following:
- a CDS encoding IclR family transcriptional regulator, whose amino-acid sequence MPTSRASDAPAQNASAKSSAPSGGVQSLERAFDLLERMADAGGEVGLSELSASSGLPLPTIHRLMRTLVVCGYVRQQPNRRYALGPRLIRLGESASRLLGTWARPYLARLVEETGETANMALLDGDEIVYVAQVPSKHSMRMFTEVGRRVLPHSTGVGKALLADTPADEVRALLARTGMPAATEKTITTPDGFLAALEEVRRLGYAVDDNEQEIGVRCLAVSVPGSPTAAALSISGPAGRVTDAATEKIVPVLRQVAVELSEALASSGTNA is encoded by the coding sequence GTGCCGACGTCCCGCGCCAGCGACGCCCCAGCGCAAAACGCCTCCGCCAAGTCGTCCGCGCCGAGCGGTGGTGTCCAGTCCCTGGAGCGCGCCTTCGATCTGCTCGAGCGCATGGCCGACGCCGGCGGCGAGGTCGGCCTGAGCGAGCTGTCCGCCAGCAGCGGACTGCCGCTGCCCACCATCCACCGGCTGATGCGCACCCTGGTGGTCTGCGGTTACGTACGCCAGCAGCCGAACCGCCGGTACGCGCTCGGTCCCCGGCTGATCAGGCTCGGCGAGTCCGCGTCCCGGCTGCTCGGCACCTGGGCCCGCCCCTATCTCGCGCGCCTGGTCGAGGAGACCGGCGAGACGGCGAACATGGCGCTGCTCGACGGCGACGAGATCGTCTACGTGGCGCAGGTGCCCTCCAAGCACTCCATGCGGATGTTCACCGAGGTCGGCCGCCGCGTGCTGCCGCACTCCACGGGCGTGGGCAAGGCGCTGCTCGCGGACACTCCGGCGGACGAGGTGCGCGCCCTGCTCGCCCGTACCGGCATGCCCGCGGCGACCGAGAAGACGATCACCACGCCGGACGGCTTCCTCGCGGCGCTGGAGGAGGTGCGCCGGCTCGGCTACGCGGTCGACGACAACGAGCAGGAGATCGGCGTGCGATGCCTCGCCGTCTCCGTGCCCGGCTCCCCCACCGCCGCCGCCCTCTCGATCTCCGGCCCCGCGGGCCGGGTCACCGACGCGGCGACGGAGAAGATCGTGCCCGTGCTGCGACAGGTGGCCGTGGAACTGTCGGAGGCCCTCGCCAGTTCCGGCACGAACGCCTGA
- the yczR gene encoding MocR-like transcription factor YczR, translated as MPNGPVVHGMDRTLGSRQLAGLLTASPHTGGRPGYRALADGVRTLLLHGRIALHVRLPAERELASTLGVSRATVTAAYDLLREDGFARSRRGAGTWTELPDGHRPANVASFPAEDGVIDLAVAAPGAPEAELAEALAEASGLLRARASTPGYNPYGTSELRAAVAERFTRRGLPTLPDQILITNGAQQALSLTLGLLGRPGDRILVENPSYPNALDTMRRIGLRATPVPVTEDGWDPGLIDGALRQAAPRLAYLIPDFHNPTGCLMPAEQRLAVLESVRATGTWLVVDETMTDIALDVPPPVPFASLAPRGTGEQIVTVGSLSKTHWGGLRVGWVRAGSRLITELATARVPADMGGPVLDQLVALGLLARTEQVLAERLPRLRVQRDALAESLGRHLPDWRWTPPPGGLSLWIDLGRPVASPLARAALGRGVRIEGGARFGADPGTHESRLRFPYTLAPDVLDEAVRRVATALDGGLDAAGTDTGRPRWVA; from the coding sequence ATGCCGAACGGACCGGTCGTCCACGGAATGGACAGGACCCTCGGAAGCCGGCAGCTCGCCGGGCTGCTGACCGCGTCGCCCCACACCGGCGGGCGCCCCGGGTACCGCGCCCTCGCCGACGGCGTCCGCACCCTGCTCCTGCACGGCCGGATCGCGCTGCACGTCCGGCTGCCCGCGGAGCGCGAACTCGCCTCGACGCTCGGGGTCAGCCGGGCCACGGTGACGGCGGCGTACGACCTGTTGCGGGAGGACGGGTTCGCGCGCAGCAGGCGGGGCGCGGGGACGTGGACGGAACTGCCCGACGGCCACCGTCCGGCCAATGTGGCCTCCTTCCCCGCCGAGGACGGGGTGATCGACCTGGCCGTCGCGGCGCCCGGCGCGCCCGAGGCAGAGCTCGCGGAGGCTCTCGCGGAGGCGTCCGGACTGCTGCGCGCGCGTGCTTCCACGCCCGGCTACAACCCTTACGGGACCAGCGAGTTGCGGGCCGCCGTCGCCGAGCGGTTCACCCGGCGCGGCCTGCCCACGCTGCCGGACCAGATCCTCATCACGAACGGGGCGCAGCAGGCGCTCTCGCTGACGCTGGGGCTGCTCGGCCGGCCCGGTGACCGGATCCTGGTCGAGAACCCCTCGTATCCGAACGCGCTCGACACGATGCGGCGCATCGGTCTGCGCGCCACCCCCGTCCCGGTCACGGAGGACGGCTGGGACCCTGGCCTGATCGACGGCGCGCTGCGGCAGGCGGCGCCCCGGCTGGCGTATCTGATCCCCGACTTCCACAATCCGACGGGGTGTCTGATGCCGGCCGAACAGCGTCTGGCGGTGCTGGAGTCCGTGCGGGCGACCGGTACCTGGCTGGTCGTCGACGAGACGATGACGGACATCGCGCTGGACGTGCCGCCGCCGGTGCCGTTCGCGTCGCTCGCCCCGCGCGGGACGGGCGAACAGATCGTCACGGTGGGGTCGTTGAGCAAGACGCACTGGGGCGGGCTGCGGGTCGGCTGGGTACGGGCGGGGTCGCGGCTGATCACCGAGCTGGCGACGGCGCGGGTACCGGCGGACATGGGCGGCCCGGTCCTGGACCAGTTGGTCGCTCTCGGCCTGCTGGCGCGGACGGAGCAGGTCCTGGCCGAGCGGCTGCCGCGGCTGCGGGTCCAGCGGGACGCGCTCGCGGAGTCGCTGGGCCGTCATCTCCCCGACTGGCGCTGGACGCCGCCGCCGGGCGGCCTGTCCCTCTGGATCGACCTGGGGCGTCCGGTCGCCTCGCCGCTGGCCCGCGCGGCCCTCGGGCGGGGCGTGCGCATCGAGGGCGGCGCCCGCTTCGGCGCGGACCCGGGCACCCATGAGTCCCGGCTGCGCTTCCCGTACACCCTGGCGCCGGACGTGCTCGACGAGGCGGTACGCCGGGTCGCGACCGCGCTGGACGGCGGCCTCGACGCGGCCGGCACGGACACCGGACGCCCCCGCTGGGTCGCCTGA
- a CDS encoding DUF5955 family protein, with protein MLRSLGQRSVTGSDEDPRVAELRTAVSRLRRELAVHPVEFPDRGIAEDELAALAAMALSGVPEIPRLRRSLLLIAGAIGSVSALATGLAEVRSAVELFGRPPLR; from the coding sequence GTGTTGCGGAGCTTGGGGCAGAGGTCAGTGACCGGCAGCGACGAGGACCCGAGAGTGGCGGAACTGCGGACCGCCGTCTCCCGGCTGCGCCGTGAACTCGCGGTGCATCCGGTGGAGTTCCCCGACCGGGGCATCGCCGAGGACGAACTCGCGGCGCTCGCCGCGATGGCGCTCAGCGGCGTCCCCGAGATCCCGCGGCTGCGCCGCTCCCTGCTGCTGATCGCGGGCGCGATCGGCTCGGTCAGCGCGCTGGCGACCGGCCTCGCGGAGGTGCGCAGCGCGGTGGAACTCTTCGGACGCCCGCCGCTGCGGTAG
- a CDS encoding nucleotidyltransferase family protein has product MTHREDQVAGLLLAAGGGRRLGGRPKALLEHRGRPLVEHAVGVLRAAGCARVHVVLGAEAAAVRARARLDGCVLVDNPEWERGMGSSLRAGLGSLDGTGARAALVSLVDQPGIGPLAVARVLAAYRDDTSLVSAAYDGTRGHPVLFGAAHWTGVAASATGDRGARAYLREREARITLVECGDVARPYDIDTEDDLGHLE; this is encoded by the coding sequence ATGACGCACAGGGAAGACCAGGTGGCCGGGCTGCTTCTCGCGGCGGGCGGGGGACGACGGCTCGGCGGACGGCCCAAGGCGCTGCTCGAACACCGGGGGCGCCCCCTCGTGGAGCACGCCGTCGGCGTGCTGCGCGCGGCCGGCTGCGCGCGGGTCCACGTGGTGCTGGGCGCGGAGGCCGCCGCCGTACGCGCGCGGGCCCGGCTCGACGGCTGCGTGCTCGTCGACAACCCGGAGTGGGAGCGCGGGATGGGCTCGTCGCTGCGGGCCGGGCTCGGTTCGCTCGACGGCACGGGTGCGCGGGCGGCGCTGGTCTCACTGGTCGACCAGCCCGGCATCGGGCCCCTGGCGGTCGCCCGGGTCCTCGCCGCGTACCGGGACGACACCTCCCTGGTCTCGGCGGCCTACGACGGTACGCGCGGCCATCCCGTCCTCTTCGGCGCCGCGCACTGGACCGGCGTCGCGGCGAGTGCGACCGGTGACCGGGGGGCACGTGCCTATCTCAGGGAGCGGGAGGCGCGGATCACCCTCGTCGAGTGCGGGGACGTGGCGCGCCCGTACGACATCGACACGGAGGACGATCTGGGACACCTTGAGTGA
- the aceB gene encoding malate synthase A — translation MSAPAPSPLAIVDAEPLPRQEEVLTDAALAFVAELHRLFTPRRDELLARRAERRAEIARTSTLDFLPETAAIRADDSWKVAPAPPALNDRRVEITGPTDRKMTVNALNSGARVWLADFEDASAPTWENVVLGQVNLIDAYTRNIDFTDQGSGKSYALKADEELATVVVRPRGWHLDERHLRAPDGTAVPGALVDFGLYFFHNAQRLIDLGKGPYFYLPKTESHLEARLWNDVFVFAQDHLGIPRGTVRATVLIETITAAYEMDEILYELRDHASGLNAGRWDYLFSIVKNFRDGGQKFVLPDRNAVTMTAPFMRAYTELLVRTCHRRGAHAIGGMAAFIPSRRDEEVNKVAFEKVKADKDREAGDGFDGSWVAHPDLVPIAMASFDAVLGDRPNQKDRLREDVSVAAGDLIAVDSLDARPTYAGLVNAVQVGIRYIEAWLRGLGAVAIFNLMEDAATAEISRSQIWQWINAGVVFENGESATPELARKIAAEELAAIRAEIGEEAFAAGNWQRAHDLLLTVALDEDYADFLTLPAYEQLVG, via the coding sequence ATGTCCGCACCAGCGCCGTCCCCGCTGGCCATCGTCGACGCCGAGCCCCTGCCCCGGCAGGAAGAGGTCCTCACGGACGCGGCCCTCGCCTTCGTGGCCGAGCTGCACCGGCTGTTCACGCCCCGGCGTGACGAGCTCCTCGCCCGCCGCGCCGAGCGCCGCGCCGAGATCGCCCGCACCTCCACGCTCGACTTCCTCCCGGAGACGGCCGCGATCCGCGCGGACGACTCCTGGAAGGTGGCCCCGGCCCCGCCGGCCCTGAACGACCGCCGGGTGGAGATCACCGGCCCCACCGACCGCAAGATGACCGTCAACGCCCTCAACTCCGGTGCCCGGGTGTGGCTCGCGGACTTCGAGGACGCCTCCGCGCCCACCTGGGAGAACGTGGTCCTCGGCCAGGTCAACCTGATCGACGCCTACACCCGGAACATCGACTTCACGGACCAGGGGTCCGGCAAGTCGTACGCCCTCAAGGCCGATGAGGAACTCGCGACCGTCGTCGTGCGCCCGCGTGGCTGGCACCTGGACGAGCGTCACCTCCGCGCCCCCGACGGCACCGCCGTTCCCGGCGCGCTCGTCGACTTCGGCCTCTACTTCTTCCACAACGCCCAGCGGCTGATCGACCTCGGCAAGGGACCGTATTTCTACCTCCCGAAGACGGAGTCCCACCTGGAGGCGCGCCTCTGGAACGACGTCTTCGTCTTCGCGCAGGACCACCTCGGCATCCCCCGGGGCACCGTCCGCGCGACCGTCCTGATCGAGACGATCACGGCCGCGTACGAGATGGACGAGATCCTCTACGAACTCCGGGACCACGCCTCCGGGTTGAACGCGGGCCGCTGGGACTACCTCTTCTCCATCGTGAAGAACTTCCGTGACGGCGGGCAGAAGTTCGTCCTGCCGGACCGCAACGCGGTCACGATGACGGCCCCGTTCATGCGCGCGTACACCGAACTCCTCGTCCGCACCTGCCACCGGCGCGGCGCGCACGCCATCGGCGGGATGGCGGCGTTCATCCCGTCGCGGCGCGACGAGGAGGTCAACAAGGTCGCCTTCGAGAAGGTCAAGGCCGACAAGGACCGGGAGGCGGGGGACGGGTTCGACGGGTCGTGGGTGGCCCACCCGGACCTCGTCCCGATCGCGATGGCCTCCTTCGACGCCGTCCTCGGCGACCGGCCGAACCAGAAGGACCGGCTGCGCGAGGACGTGTCGGTCGCGGCCGGCGACCTGATCGCCGTCGACTCGCTCGACGCGCGGCCCACGTACGCCGGTCTGGTCAACGCCGTGCAGGTCGGCATCCGTTACATCGAGGCCTGGCTGCGCGGCCTCGGCGCGGTCGCCATCTTCAACCTGATGGAGGACGCGGCGACGGCCGAGATCTCCCGCTCGCAGATCTGGCAGTGGATCAACGCGGGTGTCGTCTTCGAGAACGGCGAGAGCGCCACCCCGGAACTCGCCCGCAAGATCGCCGCCGAGGAACTGGCCGCCATCCGTGCCGAGATCGGCGAGGAGGCGTTCGCCGCGGGCAACTGGCAGCGGGCGCACGACCTGCTGCTGACGGTGGCCCTGGACGAGGACTACGCCGACTTCCTCACCCTGCCCGCCTACGAGCAGCTCGTCGGCTGA
- a CDS encoding SelT/SelW/SelH family protein: MTTTPSTGAHRVQIEYCTQCRWLPRAAWLAQELLTTFETELGELSLKPGTGGVFVVRVDDEVVWDRREQGFPEPTAVKRLVRDRVAPGRSLGHSER, from the coding sequence ATGACCACGACACCCTCTACCGGCGCGCACCGCGTGCAGATCGAGTACTGCACCCAGTGCCGCTGGCTCCCGCGCGCGGCCTGGCTGGCGCAGGAGCTGCTCACCACGTTCGAGACCGAGCTCGGCGAGCTGTCCCTCAAGCCCGGGACCGGCGGCGTCTTCGTCGTCCGGGTCGACGACGAGGTGGTCTGGGACCGCCGTGAGCAGGGCTTCCCGGAGCCGACCGCGGTCAAGCGGCTGGTACGCGACCGAGTGGCCCCGGGCAGGTCCCTGGGCCACTCGGAGCGATGA
- a CDS encoding HipA family kinase, with amino-acid sequence MLREVIAHRYVEPLHEGGSLPGLVEADDLGTYVVKFTGSAQGRKALVAEVVVGELARALGLRFPELVLVHFDPAVAEDEPHQEVQDLLRASAGVNLGMDFLPGARDFTPEAARTFAVDPLEAGRVIWLDALTVNVDRTVHSSNLMIWPTLGVAPPRLWLIDHGAALVFHHRWDASAPEKAYDFRHHALGGCAPDTRAADAELAPKVTEALLREVTARVPDAWLTDEPGFATPDDARDAYVGYLLARVKASAAWLPTDFPTREQLAAEDADRAARTERGRPNWLKRVPDLHGKPAAEQDWSVHLE; translated from the coding sequence ATGCTCAGAGAAGTGATCGCGCACCGCTACGTCGAGCCCCTGCACGAGGGCGGCTCGCTGCCGGGACTCGTCGAGGCCGACGACCTGGGCACGTACGTCGTGAAGTTCACGGGCTCCGCGCAGGGCCGCAAGGCGCTGGTCGCCGAAGTGGTCGTCGGTGAGCTGGCGCGCGCCCTCGGGCTGCGCTTCCCCGAGCTGGTCCTCGTGCACTTCGATCCCGCGGTCGCCGAGGACGAGCCCCACCAGGAGGTCCAGGACCTGCTGCGGGCCAGCGCCGGGGTGAACCTGGGGATGGACTTCCTGCCGGGCGCGCGGGACTTCACGCCGGAGGCCGCCAGGACCTTCGCCGTCGACCCGCTGGAGGCGGGCCGGGTGATCTGGCTGGACGCCCTGACGGTCAACGTCGACCGTACGGTGCACAGCTCGAACCTGATGATCTGGCCGACGCTCGGTGTCGCGCCGCCGCGCCTGTGGCTGATCGACCACGGCGCGGCCCTCGTCTTCCACCACCGCTGGGACGCCTCCGCACCGGAGAAGGCCTACGACTTCCGGCACCACGCGCTGGGCGGCTGCGCCCCCGACACCCGGGCGGCGGACGCCGAACTCGCGCCGAAGGTCACGGAGGCGCTGCTGCGGGAGGTCACGGCCCGGGTGCCGGACGCGTGGCTCACGGACGAGCCCGGGTTCGCGACCCCGGACGACGCCCGGGACGCGTACGTCGGCTATCTCCTCGCCCGGGTGAAGGCGTCGGCGGCCTGGCTGCCCACGGACTTCCCGACCCGCGAGCAGCTCGCCGCCGAGGACGCGGACCGGGCGGCGCGCACCGAACGGGGGCGTCCGAACTGGCTCAAGCGGGTGCCGGACCTGCACGGAAAACCGGCGGCGGAACAGGATTGGTCGGTGCATCTCGAATGA
- a CDS encoding cytochrome P450 family protein: protein MTTTDHDDFTVMDAAFKADAHARYAELRARGPVHKAQILRGLDTWVVVDHDLAKIALTHPALLKDATPAADALEAVGFTAHRPESGLGANMLNADPPDHTRLRGLVAAAFTRPRIEALRPRVAEIAEGLADAMAPLGAADLVRSFTGPLPVQVISELLGVPEEGRASFRAWTSQALGSKAEKQREAFVSLNGYLAELVAEKKRSPGDDLLSALTAVHDQRDGRLSMAELVGTANLLVVAGHDTTVNLLGNAMVALLHRPGQARRLRERPELLPGAVEELLRFDPPVEFTPMRYAAEDITLGGARIPRGGTVVVALTSVGRADPAMAAERDVLDVGRPDVRHLSFGHGIHHCLGAPLARLEAEVGIGTLLRRFPDLATAVRPDDVPWIPVGLMRGPVSLPVTFTPAPATA from the coding sequence ATGACCACGACCGACCACGACGACTTCACCGTGATGGACGCCGCCTTCAAGGCCGACGCGCACGCGCGGTACGCGGAGCTGCGGGCCCGCGGTCCCGTCCACAAGGCGCAGATCCTGCGCGGTCTCGACACCTGGGTGGTGGTGGACCACGACCTGGCGAAGATCGCGCTGACCCATCCCGCCCTGCTCAAGGACGCGACGCCGGCCGCCGACGCGCTCGAAGCGGTCGGCTTCACCGCGCACCGGCCGGAATCCGGCCTGGGTGCCAACATGCTCAACGCCGATCCGCCGGACCACACCCGGCTGCGGGGTCTGGTCGCGGCCGCTTTCACCCGGCCCCGGATCGAGGCGCTGCGACCGCGTGTCGCCGAGATCGCGGAGGGACTCGCCGACGCGATGGCGCCGCTGGGCGCCGCCGACCTCGTCCGGTCGTTCACCGGCCCGCTTCCCGTCCAGGTCATCTCCGAACTGCTGGGCGTACCGGAGGAGGGCCGTGCCTCGTTCCGCGCCTGGACGTCCCAGGCGCTCGGCTCGAAGGCCGAGAAGCAGCGGGAGGCCTTCGTCAGCCTCAACGGCTATCTGGCCGAACTCGTCGCCGAGAAAAAGCGCTCGCCCGGTGACGACCTGCTGTCCGCGCTCACCGCGGTGCACGACCAGCGGGACGGCCGGCTGTCGATGGCCGAGCTGGTGGGTACCGCGAACCTGCTGGTGGTGGCCGGTCACGACACGACGGTGAATCTCCTGGGCAACGCCATGGTGGCGCTGTTGCACCGCCCCGGACAGGCCCGGCGGCTGCGCGAGCGGCCGGAGCTGCTGCCCGGCGCCGTCGAGGAGTTACTGCGGTTCGATCCGCCGGTCGAGTTCACGCCGATGCGGTACGCGGCCGAGGACATCACCCTCGGCGGCGCGCGCATACCGCGCGGCGGCACGGTCGTGGTGGCCCTGACCTCGGTGGGACGGGCGGACCCGGCCATGGCGGCGGAGCGCGACGTCCTCGACGTGGGCCGGCCCGACGTCCGTCACCTGTCGTTCGGCCACGGCATCCACCACTGCCTCGGCGCGCCGCTGGCCCGGCTGGAGGCGGAGGTCGGCATCGGAACGCTCCTGCGCCGCTTCCCGGATCTGGCCACGGCGGTGCGGCCGGACGACGTCCCGTGGATACCCGTCGGTCTGATGCGCGGCCCGGTGAGCCTGCCGGTCACCTTCACCCCCGCTCCCGCCACGGCCTAG
- a CDS encoding IucA/IucC family protein has translation MPPRLPPPAGSDGNGEDTADAYASAPLLNCLLREVAEPAGDPGTFRLRASGRLMRVRGSRRPRAPEVFTDGAWRRLGHAALVALTAEELRLFTGLSNSELPAEMTDSRDTVAALLAARSVAKPPDDPYLRSEQSLITGHPYHPAPKARGGGPAADWLPYAPEAYARFPLELLAVREDAVAEEGDTTPLDVLGPAPAGYRLLPAHPWQLGLVGSRPAIRAAFADGRLVRLGRTARPLWPTAAIRTLYAPEDDLFVKFSLDVRITNDIRRLWRHDLLKLRRTDAATAAAFTAVSGPADTRVDRVPGGRPSVGRAPGHRAAWLSDRGYRTADFAFEELAVLVRDGLRGHLAPGTTALLAAALVEGFEGSPLDALTDPSAWWAAYLRQVVPPVLEAFARHGVVLEAHLQNTLVAVDAEGTPVQALFRDAEGVKLLTDVDRAAGWERLVYCLIVNNVTELAALLAERHPDWDPWPAVRAELAAHGLPGIADAITDLLTAPTLPGKTNLLLRWTRADGADARYHPLPNPLARG, from the coding sequence ATGCCGCCCAGACTGCCTCCGCCCGCCGGGAGCGACGGAAATGGTGAGGACACCGCCGACGCGTACGCCTCGGCGCCGCTGCTCAATTGTCTGCTGCGGGAGGTGGCGGAACCCGCCGGGGACCCCGGCACCTTCCGGCTCCGGGCCAGTGGCAGGCTGATGCGGGTGCGGGGCAGCCGGCGGCCGCGCGCTCCCGAGGTGTTCACCGACGGCGCCTGGCGGCGGCTCGGCCACGCCGCGCTCGTGGCGCTCACGGCGGAGGAGCTGCGCCTGTTCACCGGTCTGTCCAACTCCGAGCTGCCCGCGGAGATGACCGACAGCCGGGACACGGTGGCCGCGCTGCTCGCCGCGCGCTCCGTCGCGAAGCCCCCGGACGACCCGTACCTGCGCTCCGAGCAGTCCCTGATCACCGGGCATCCGTACCATCCGGCGCCCAAGGCCCGCGGCGGCGGCCCCGCGGCGGACTGGCTGCCGTACGCGCCCGAGGCGTACGCCCGCTTCCCGCTGGAACTGCTCGCCGTGCGCGAGGACGCGGTGGCCGAGGAGGGCGACACGACTCCGCTCGACGTCCTCGGACCGGCACCGGCCGGCTACCGGCTGCTGCCGGCCCACCCTTGGCAGCTCGGCCTGGTCGGCTCCCGGCCGGCGATCAGGGCCGCCTTCGCCGACGGCAGGCTGGTCCGCCTCGGCCGCACGGCCCGCCCGCTGTGGCCGACCGCGGCCATCCGTACGCTGTACGCCCCCGAGGACGACCTCTTCGTCAAGTTCAGCCTCGACGTGCGCATCACCAACGACATCCGCCGGCTGTGGCGGCACGACCTGCTGAAACTGCGCCGCACGGACGCCGCGACCGCCGCGGCCTTCACCGCCGTGTCCGGACCGGCGGACACCCGCGTCGACCGCGTCCCCGGGGGGCGCCCCTCCGTCGGCCGTGCCCCCGGCCACCGCGCCGCCTGGCTGAGCGACCGGGGGTACCGCACCGCCGACTTCGCCTTCGAGGAGCTCGCCGTCCTCGTCCGCGACGGGCTGCGCGGCCACCTCGCCCCGGGCACCACCGCGCTGCTCGCGGCCGCTCTCGTGGAGGGCTTCGAGGGCAGCCCCCTCGACGCTCTCACCGACCCGTCCGCGTGGTGGGCGGCGTATCTGCGCCAGGTCGTACCGCCCGTGCTGGAGGCGTTCGCACGGCACGGCGTGGTGCTGGAGGCACATCTGCAGAACACCCTGGTGGCCGTGGACGCGGAGGGGACACCGGTCCAGGCGCTGTTCCGGGACGCGGAGGGCGTGAAGCTCCTGACGGACGTGGACCGGGCCGCCGGGTGGGAGCGGCTGGTCTACTGCCTGATCGTCAACAACGTGACCGAGCTGGCCGCGCTGCTCGCGGAGCGGCACCCGGACTGGGACCCCTGGCCCGCCGTACGGGCCGAACTGGCGGCCCACGGCCTGCCCGGCATCGCGGACGCGATCACGGACCTGCTCACCGCCCCCACCCTCCCCGGCAAGACGAACCTGCTGCTCCGCTGGACCCGCGCGGACGGCGCGGACGCCCGCTACCACCCGCTGCCGAACCCGCTCGCGCGGGGCTGA
- a CDS encoding IucA/IucC family protein, translated as MHRLPLPEAEAALGDELSTVRPDLSAAYAAGLPGARAAVLTRLWRALAHEPMPWIARRERGREGLTLHLVDGRRLHGPPADPYATSAYVTGLRLDERPYDRPDRLVTALAVPHASVFATELGHSVASLALSRAQSGRSGGEPAVSWEWEQRVVDGHPYHPNCRSRPGFSVAEQLAYGPEHRPVVELGLVPVDDCLVRGEWPKWLRDEDRVLIPVHPWQAAHVLDRGHQEGFSAHPLMSLRTLALPDGPHVKTALSARLTSSVRDISVYSIETSATVSAFAEDIAARTDGLLHVTRTLGAVSAHSPALAAVLREAPDLYARTGERVVPVAALAATGLPRSPGWTARFARLALTVGLRLLDLGVALEAHGQNLLVVLSAEGEPLRLVYRDLADIRVSPLRLARHGIAAPRMSGRIVTDDATTLRRKLFGSLVAGALGATAGSAAALREDLGSAVDDLPRTADLAALLDEPLPTKALTLMRLEPGTPGDLWACLPNPFTGRAS; from the coding sequence GTGCACCGTCTTCCCCTGCCCGAGGCCGAGGCCGCGCTCGGCGACGAACTGAGCACCGTGCGCCCGGACCTGTCGGCGGCGTACGCGGCCGGCCTTCCCGGCGCCCGGGCCGCCGTGCTGACCCGGCTGTGGCGGGCGCTCGCCCATGAGCCGATGCCGTGGATCGCGCGCCGCGAGCGGGGCCGCGAGGGTCTCACGCTGCACCTCGTCGACGGGCGGCGGCTGCACGGCCCGCCTGCCGACCCGTACGCCACCTCCGCGTACGTCACCGGACTACGGCTCGACGAGCGGCCGTACGACCGGCCGGACCGGCTGGTGACGGCCCTGGCCGTCCCGCACGCCTCCGTCTTCGCCACCGAACTCGGCCACAGTGTCGCCTCGTTGGCCCTGTCCCGCGCTCAGTCCGGCCGGTCCGGCGGGGAACCCGCGGTGAGCTGGGAGTGGGAGCAGCGGGTGGTCGACGGGCACCCCTACCATCCCAACTGCCGTTCCCGGCCGGGGTTCTCGGTGGCCGAGCAGCTGGCCTACGGACCGGAGCACCGGCCGGTGGTGGAGCTGGGCCTGGTGCCCGTGGACGACTGCCTGGTGCGCGGCGAGTGGCCCAAGTGGCTGCGGGACGAGGACCGGGTGCTGATCCCGGTGCATCCCTGGCAGGCGGCGCACGTGCTCGACCGGGGTCACCAGGAGGGGTTCTCCGCTCATCCGCTGATGTCGCTGCGGACGCTGGCGCTGCCGGACGGGCCGCACGTCAAGACGGCGCTGAGCGCCCGGCTCACCTCCTCCGTCCGGGACATCTCGGTCTACTCGATCGAGACGTCGGCGACGGTCTCGGCGTTCGCGGAGGACATCGCGGCCCGCACGGACGGCCTGCTGCACGTGACCCGCACCCTGGGTGCCGTCTCGGCCCACTCCCCCGCTCTGGCGGCGGTGCTGCGCGAGGCGCCGGACCTGTACGCCCGCACCGGTGAGCGCGTCGTCCCGGTCGCCGCCCTCGCGGCCACCGGGCTGCCCCGGTCGCCGGGCTGGACGGCACGGTTCGCCCGTCTCGCGCTCACCGTCGGGCTGCGCCTCCTCGACCTGGGGGTGGCCCTGGAGGCACACGGGCAGAACCTCCTCGTCGTGCTGTCCGCCGAGGGTGAGCCGCTGCGGCTCGTCTACCGCGATCTGGCGGACATCCGCGTCAGCCCGCTCCGGCTGGCCCGTCACGGCATCGCCGCCCCCCGGATGTCCGGACGGATCGTCACGGACGACGCGACCACGCTGCGCCGGAAGCTGTTCGGCTCGCTGGTCGCGGGCGCGCTGGGCGCCACGGCGGGCTCCGCGGCCGCGCTGCGCGAGGATCTGGGGAGCGCGGTGGACGACCTGCCGCGCACCGCGGATCTCGCGGCGCTGCTCGACGAGCCCCTGCCGACCAAGGCGTTGACCCTGATGAGGCTCGAGCCCGGGACTCCCGGGGACCTCTGGGCGTGCCTTCCCAACCCGTTCACCGGCCGCGCCTCCTGA